A portion of the Acidobacteriaceae bacterium genome contains these proteins:
- a CDS encoding membrane-associated protein, which yields MIHAPQAASAALFGFFAEAGSPLLRKLFHFGLAGLFLVSAVDSSFVPLPIPGVTDIMLLLYAAAKSNPILLLTLSTAGSALGGFVSHSVGQAGGKQFLEKHVPERILGRVTGWMEHNAILSVALPAILPPPVPLAPFVLAAGAAHMSRKRFMTAFTISRCARHAIAIWLGISYGRNVLHLWDSFSSKWGVTILIAFWSITLLFTGIGIYKLIKTSRAVSPQSNKAAA from the coding sequence GTGATCCATGCGCCCCAAGCCGCGAGCGCTGCTCTCTTCGGTTTCTTTGCCGAGGCCGGGAGTCCCCTGCTTCGAAAACTCTTCCACTTCGGCCTCGCCGGTCTCTTCCTCGTCTCTGCCGTGGACAGCTCCTTCGTTCCGCTACCGATTCCCGGCGTCACCGACATCATGCTGCTGCTCTACGCCGCTGCCAAAAGCAATCCGATCCTGCTGCTCACGCTCAGCACCGCGGGCTCTGCGCTGGGTGGGTTCGTCTCGCACTCGGTGGGCCAGGCGGGCGGCAAGCAGTTTCTTGAAAAGCACGTCCCTGAGCGCATTCTCGGTCGCGTTACCGGCTGGATGGAGCACAACGCCATCCTCTCCGTCGCGCTGCCCGCGATTCTGCCGCCGCCGGTTCCGCTCGCGCCCTTCGTGCTCGCCGCAGGTGCGGCACACATGTCGCGCAAACGGTTCATGACGGCCTTTACGATCAGCCGCTGCGCCCGGCATGCGATCGCCATCTGGCTTGGCATTTCCTACGGACGCAACGTTCTCCACCTTTGGGACTCCTTCTCAAGCAAGTGGGGAGTCACCATCCTGATCGCCTTCTGGAGCATCACGCTGCTCTTCACCGGCATCGGCATCTACAAGCTCATCAAGACCTCCCGCGCCGTGAGCCCGCAAAGCAACAAAGCCGCCGCTTAG
- a CDS encoding ketoacyl-ACP synthase III produces MSLQLKPRTTVRAKISSVGNYVPPRVLTNADLEKMVDTNDQWITDRTGIKERHLVDAGVATSDLATEAAKVCLARAGVKPEEVEVIIVATVTPDMMFPATACLVQNKLGATGAWGFDLSAACSGFPYALQVGAKLVESGAHKKVLVIGADVMSSIIDYTDRTTCIIFGDGAGAVLLEPCKEGEVGLIDFHHEIDGSGGVSLNMPAGGSLHPASAETVANKDHYVHQDGQAVYKFAVRKMSESTENLLTRNGLTGTDLGCFIPHQANKRIIMSTAERLGMPEDRVIINIDRFGNTTAGTIPLAMNTALEEGHLKKGDLVLLAAVGAGFTVGATLLRWEF; encoded by the coding sequence TTGAGCCTGCAGTTGAAGCCCCGCACTACCGTTCGCGCCAAGATTTCGTCCGTCGGAAACTATGTTCCACCGCGCGTACTGACCAACGCAGACCTTGAAAAGATGGTCGACACCAACGACCAGTGGATCACCGACCGCACCGGCATCAAGGAGCGTCATCTCGTCGACGCTGGCGTCGCCACCTCTGACCTCGCTACCGAGGCCGCCAAGGTCTGCCTCGCCCGCGCTGGCGTCAAGCCGGAAGAGGTCGAGGTCATCATCGTCGCCACGGTCACGCCGGACATGATGTTCCCAGCCACCGCCTGCCTGGTGCAGAACAAGCTTGGAGCTACCGGCGCCTGGGGCTTTGACCTCTCCGCAGCCTGCTCCGGCTTCCCCTACGCGCTGCAGGTCGGCGCAAAGCTGGTCGAGTCCGGAGCGCACAAGAAGGTGCTCGTTATCGGCGCCGACGTGATGAGCTCCATCATCGACTACACCGACCGCACCACCTGCATCATCTTCGGCGACGGCGCTGGCGCCGTGCTGCTCGAGCCCTGCAAAGAAGGTGAGGTCGGCCTTATCGATTTCCACCACGAGATTGACGGCTCCGGCGGCGTTTCGCTGAACATGCCCGCGGGCGGCTCGTTGCACCCGGCCTCGGCCGAAACCGTCGCGAACAAGGACCACTACGTCCACCAGGACGGCCAGGCGGTCTACAAGTTCGCCGTGCGCAAGATGTCGGAGTCGACCGAGAACCTGCTCACCCGCAACGGCCTCACGGGCACGGACCTCGGCTGCTTTATCCCGCACCAGGCCAACAAACGCATCATCATGTCCACGGCCGAACGCCTCGGGATGCCCGAAGACCGCGTCATCATCAACATCGATCGCTTCGGCAACACGACCGCAGGCACCATTCCGCTGGCGATGAACACCGCGCTGGAAGAAGGCCACCTGAAGAAGGGCGACCTCGTTCTGCTGGCCGCCGTCGGCGCAGGCTTCACCGTAGGAGCTACGCTGCTGCGCTGGGAGTTCTAA
- a CDS encoding type II toxin-antitoxin system RelE/ParE family toxin, translating to MIRWTRTAIRHLEQIHDKIAVDQPLAAAKQCRLVYEAVQNLEAFPLLGEITTAPHDRRVSVSGTPYLVYYRVTPAAIYIRAVWHSARLPPSLH from the coding sequence GTGATCCGGTGGACGCGGACAGCCATCCGCCATCTCGAGCAAATTCATGACAAGATTGCGGTCGATCAACCTCTAGCAGCAGCAAAACAATGCCGGTTGGTCTACGAGGCCGTGCAGAATCTCGAAGCATTTCCGCTGCTCGGTGAGATCACCACAGCACCACACGATCGACGAGTCTCTGTCTCAGGCACACCCTATCTTGTCTATTACCGAGTGACCCCAGCCGCGATCTATATCCGCGCCGTCTGGCATAGCGCACGTTTACCGCCGTCGCTGCATTAG
- a CDS encoding pectinesterase family protein, giving the protein MSDSFTLLHMRFPAIVLAIAAVTLPAAAQDIHVHVDPHGDGSIASSTDYKTIQNALDHAPQPPAPYRLVIEITPGTYNERVNVTRLRPRVTLLGMGKQPQDTVITASMNAKEAGGTYFTETLQVNADDFAADNLTVANTAGNTGQAVAALVRSDRAVFKHVRFLGNQDTLFADFGRQYYLDSYIEGGVDFIFGNATAVFDHSEIHSISHGYLTAQSRTEPDQTTGYVITNSTVTASAPTPQGTGLYMTRQGFFLGRPWRPYSRVIVMHTELPATLQPAGWSKWKTNDPTPKAFYAEYENSGPGWKPKDRAYWSHQLTAKEAAAFEPQRFLSGNDRWAPITAAAHLP; this is encoded by the coding sequence TTGTCTGACAGCTTTACCCTGCTGCACATGCGCTTCCCCGCCATTGTGCTCGCCATCGCTGCCGTTACGCTGCCCGCAGCAGCCCAGGACATTCACGTCCACGTTGATCCGCACGGCGACGGCTCCATCGCCTCCAGCACCGACTACAAGACGATTCAGAACGCGCTGGACCACGCCCCGCAGCCGCCTGCGCCCTATCGCCTCGTCATCGAGATCACTCCCGGCACGTACAACGAGCGCGTCAACGTCACCCGGCTTCGCCCGCGCGTCACCCTCCTCGGCATGGGCAAGCAGCCGCAGGACACCGTCATCACCGCGTCGATGAACGCCAAAGAGGCCGGTGGCACCTACTTCACCGAGACGCTGCAGGTAAACGCAGACGACTTCGCCGCCGACAATCTCACCGTCGCAAACACCGCAGGCAATACCGGCCAGGCCGTTGCCGCGCTCGTCCGCTCCGACCGCGCCGTGTTCAAGCATGTCCGCTTCCTCGGCAACCAGGACACGCTCTTCGCCGACTTCGGACGTCAGTATTACCTCGACAGCTATATCGAAGGCGGCGTTGACTTCATCTTCGGCAACGCAACCGCGGTCTTCGACCACAGCGAGATTCATTCCATCAGCCACGGCTACCTTACCGCGCAGTCGCGCACCGAACCCGACCAAACCACCGGCTACGTCATCACGAACTCAACGGTCACAGCCTCCGCACCTACACCCCAAGGCACCGGACTCTACATGACGCGACAGGGCTTCTTCCTTGGCCGCCCGTGGCGTCCTTACTCCCGCGTCATCGTCATGCATACCGAGCTACCCGCCACGCTGCAACCAGCAGGCTGGTCCAAGTGGAAGACCAACGACCCCACACCCAAAGCCTTTTACGCCGAGTATGAAAACTCCGGCCCCGGCTGGAAGCCCAAAGACCGCGCCTACTGGTCGCACCAACTTACGGCAAAAGAAGCTGCAGCCTTCGAGCCGCAACGCTTCCTCAGCGGCAACGACCGCTGGGCCCCCATCACGGCAGCCGCCCACCTGCCGTAA
- a CDS encoding M13 family metallopeptidase: MTRSRSIFLAATLALTASAALAQDGIKVNDIDHGVKPGDDFYLFANGNWQARTEIPADRTSVGSFTIVADKTDKQLKTIFEQLASSQPAPGTDARRVADLYASFMDEASIEQNGKNSPAVKERLAAIAAVHDRNSLATMLGRMLRADVDPLNNTNFHTANLFGIWVAPGFNDSEHYAPYLLQGGGLLPTRDYYLSDSEHMKSVRTAYKMHLAKMFALAGFSEADVRAERVLALETALANVQISLAESEEIHHANNVWTAADFARKAPGLNWPAYFAAAKLTQQKSFYVWQPTAFAGEAKLVASEPLDAWKDWLAIRVIESEAIGVSNAMAEERFAFFGTVLTGAPQQRPREQRGIALANAMLGDAVGQIYVKQYFSPEAKARAQAMVKNLLVAYHARLEHLDWMTPSTKAEALRKLDALRVGIGYPDRWQSYAGLEIKPNDLAGNLYRAAIFDYHYSLSRIGKPVDRSEWCMEPQTINAVNLPLDNGLNFPAAILQPPFFDASAPDAANYGAIGTVIGHEISHTFDSEGAAFDSKGKVRDWWTPADFDHFKKATAALAAQYDAYEPFPGVHVNGKQTLGENIADLGGVAASLDAFHAALKLKPETNVGPYNPDQQFFLAFGQIWRSKMREATYRSRIVGDPHAPGNYRADIVRNSDLWYKEFEVKPGDKLYLAPDQRIRIW, translated from the coding sequence ATGACGCGTTCCCGCAGCATCTTCCTCGCCGCCACGCTCGCCCTCACCGCCAGCGCAGCGCTCGCCCAGGACGGCATCAAGGTTAACGACATCGATCACGGCGTCAAGCCCGGCGATGACTTCTACCTCTTCGCCAACGGCAACTGGCAGGCTCGCACCGAGATTCCCGCCGACCGTACCAGCGTTGGCAGCTTCACCATCGTCGCGGACAAGACCGACAAGCAGCTCAAGACCATCTTCGAGCAGCTCGCTTCCAGCCAGCCTGCTCCCGGCACCGACGCCCGTCGCGTCGCCGACCTCTACGCCAGCTTCATGGATGAGGCCAGCATTGAGCAGAACGGCAAGAACTCGCCCGCGGTGAAAGAGCGCCTCGCCGCCATCGCCGCCGTCCACGACCGCAACAGCCTCGCCACCATGCTCGGCCGCATGCTGCGCGCCGACGTGGACCCACTGAACAACACCAACTTCCACACCGCGAACCTTTTCGGCATCTGGGTTGCACCTGGCTTCAACGACTCCGAACACTACGCGCCGTACCTGCTGCAGGGCGGTGGACTGCTGCCCACTCGCGACTACTATCTCAGCGACAGCGAGCACATGAAGTCCGTGCGCACGGCGTACAAGATGCACCTCGCGAAGATGTTCGCACTAGCGGGCTTCAGCGAAGCAGACGTCCGTGCAGAGCGTGTGCTCGCGCTCGAAACAGCGCTCGCCAACGTCCAGATCTCACTCGCTGAAAGCGAAGAGATCCACCACGCCAATAACGTCTGGACGGCTGCCGACTTCGCCCGCAAGGCACCCGGCCTGAATTGGCCTGCGTACTTCGCCGCCGCCAAACTCACCCAGCAGAAGAGCTTCTACGTCTGGCAGCCGACAGCTTTCGCTGGTGAAGCCAAGCTCGTAGCCTCGGAGCCACTCGACGCGTGGAAGGACTGGCTCGCGATCCGCGTGATCGAAAGTGAAGCCATCGGCGTCTCTAACGCCATGGCCGAGGAGCGCTTCGCCTTCTTCGGTACTGTGCTCACCGGCGCACCGCAGCAGCGACCGCGCGAGCAGCGCGGCATCGCTCTCGCCAACGCTATGCTCGGCGACGCCGTCGGCCAGATCTACGTCAAGCAGTACTTCTCGCCGGAAGCAAAGGCTCGCGCTCAGGCCATGGTCAAGAACCTGCTCGTGGCTTACCACGCACGCCTCGAGCACCTGGACTGGATGACGCCTTCGACCAAGGCTGAGGCCCTTCGTAAGCTAGACGCACTGCGCGTCGGCATCGGCTACCCCGACCGCTGGCAATCGTATGCTGGTCTCGAGATCAAGCCCAACGACCTCGCCGGCAATCTCTACCGCGCTGCAATCTTCGACTACCACTACAGCCTTTCGCGCATCGGCAAACCCGTCGACCGCAGCGAGTGGTGCATGGAGCCGCAGACCATTAACGCGGTGAACCTTCCGCTGGACAACGGCCTGAACTTCCCTGCCGCGATTCTGCAGCCGCCGTTCTTTGACGCCAGCGCTCCGGACGCCGCCAACTACGGCGCCATCGGCACCGTCATCGGCCACGAGATCTCGCATACCTTCGACAGCGAAGGCGCAGCGTTCGACAGCAAGGGCAAGGTGCGCGACTGGTGGACACCGGCCGACTTCGACCACTTCAAGAAGGCCACGGCCGCGCTCGCCGCACAGTACGACGCGTATGAGCCCTTTCCCGGAGTTCACGTCAATGGCAAGCAGACTCTCGGCGAAAACATCGCCGACCTGGGTGGCGTGGCGGCATCGCTTGACGCCTTCCACGCCGCACTGAAGCTCAAGCCCGAGACCAACGTCGGGCCCTACAACCCCGACCAGCAGTTCTTTCTCGCCTTCGGACAGATCTGGCGCAGCAAGATGCGCGAGGCGACCTATCGCTCACGCATCGTCGGCGACCCTCACGCCCCGGGCAACTACCGGGCCGACATCGTCCGCAACTCCGACCTCTGGTACAAGGAGTTCGAGGTGAAGCCGGGCGACAAGCTCTACCTCGCTCCCGACCAGCGCATTCGCATCTGGTAA
- a CDS encoding type II toxin-antitoxin system prevent-host-death family antitoxin → MAKAISIDVRDIHSVTDFQRNAKAHISRLRKTKSPMVLTVNGTASIVVQDAETYQEQMDRLEQLEEERRFVVAVNEGLADVEAGRTMSLEQFRTRMEKLKTRSGHAA, encoded by the coding sequence ATGGCGAAAGCGATCAGCATCGACGTCCGCGACATTCACTCCGTCACCGATTTCCAGCGCAACGCGAAGGCCCATATCAGCCGTCTGCGCAAGACCAAGTCCCCGATGGTGCTCACCGTCAACGGCACGGCGTCGATCGTTGTGCAGGACGCGGAGACGTACCAGGAACAGATGGACCGCCTGGAGCAGCTTGAGGAAGAGCGCCGCTTTGTTGTCGCGGTCAATGAAGGTCTGGCCGATGTAGAAGCAGGCCGCACTATGTCGCTGGAGCAGTTCCGAACCCGGATGGAGAAGCTGAAAACGAGATCCGGCCATGCAGCATAA
- a CDS encoding type II toxin-antitoxin system RelE/ParE family toxin yields MQHKLQFTEGAAQDAEAYREYILSQSNDDVAADTWVSGLLVAADSLKQLPQRCALIPEHKSFRFELRSLLYSSHRIIFRIDGNTVHVLRIYHAAARPLRSLRQRPSPPKK; encoded by the coding sequence ATGCAGCATAAGCTCCAGTTCACGGAGGGGGCTGCTCAAGACGCGGAAGCGTACCGTGAATACATTCTTTCGCAAAGCAACGACGACGTTGCGGCAGACACATGGGTTTCCGGCCTTCTCGTCGCAGCCGACTCCTTGAAACAGCTACCTCAACGCTGTGCCCTCATCCCGGAGCATAAGAGCTTTCGTTTTGAACTCCGCAGCCTGCTCTACTCCTCGCACCGCATCATCTTTCGTATCGACGGAAACACAGTTCACGTGCTCCGCATCTACCACGCAGCGGCACGCCCTTTGCGGTCGCTGCGCCAGCGCCCATCACCGCCGAAGAAGTAA
- the rimO gene encoding 30S ribosomal protein S12 methylthiotransferase RimO: MSLSSTLAPQADNQNDKPRPKVGFISLGCPKNLVDSEVMMGLLHHGGAEITPRAEDADILVVNTCSFIDSAKQESVDTILEMVNHKVGQGGRAQKLIVAGCLVERYRDEIQKNIPEVDAVVGTGELEAIIAAAGLKRPAPAELAPSPFNVLTTAQIERHASAVNQHSRPEGTGAQIVNEVGSRPEGDAREAAGRFSRETWDGATAALPTYLYTAETPRILATPKASAYIKIAEGCDHPCSFCIIPQLRGKFRSRSIESVVREAQQLIAQGVREITLIGQDTTCFGEDMPKDETTGRRPELADLLDALAPLPGLKWLRFLYAYPNKITTRLLEAIARHDNVAKYLDVPLQHASASVLRRMKRGGTADRFLQIIDKARSIVPGLVLRTSFIVGFPGETEEDFEELCAFVTAAKLDWLGVFSYSDEEGAGAFDLDQKVPKRTIEARRRKLMRLQNKISRKARKAWIGRVVDVLVEGESEETELLWQGRTLDMAPEIDGKVLINDFGPHEELVPGTFYRAEITEAHDYDVVATILE; encoded by the coding sequence GTGAGCCTTTCTTCCACTCTCGCGCCCCAGGCAGACAACCAAAACGATAAACCCCGCCCGAAGGTGGGCTTTATCTCGCTCGGTTGCCCCAAGAACCTCGTCGACAGCGAGGTCATGATGGGCCTGCTGCATCATGGCGGCGCAGAGATTACGCCGCGTGCGGAAGACGCCGACATCCTCGTCGTTAACACCTGCTCCTTCATCGACTCCGCCAAGCAGGAGTCCGTGGACACCATCCTCGAGATGGTGAACCACAAGGTCGGCCAGGGTGGACGCGCGCAGAAGCTCATCGTCGCAGGCTGCCTCGTCGAGCGCTACCGCGACGAAATCCAGAAGAACATTCCCGAAGTCGATGCCGTCGTCGGCACCGGCGAGCTGGAGGCGATCATCGCCGCCGCGGGCCTCAAACGCCCTGCCCCCGCCGAGCTTGCTCCGTCGCCGTTCAACGTGCTAACGACTGCGCAGATTGAGCGTCACGCCTCGGCCGTAAACCAGCATTCGCGTCCCGAAGGCACCGGCGCACAGATTGTGAACGAAGTCGGCAGCCGCCCCGAAGGAGACGCTCGCGAAGCCGCTGGCCGCTTCTCCCGCGAGACCTGGGACGGCGCCACCGCCGCGCTGCCCACCTATCTCTATACCGCCGAAACGCCGCGCATCCTCGCGACGCCTAAGGCCTCGGCCTACATCAAGATCGCCGAAGGCTGCGACCATCCCTGCAGCTTCTGCATCATCCCGCAGCTTCGCGGCAAGTTCCGCTCGCGCTCCATCGAGTCTGTGGTGCGTGAGGCGCAGCAGCTCATCGCGCAGGGCGTTCGCGAGATCACCCTCATCGGCCAGGACACCACCTGCTTCGGCGAGGACATGCCCAAGGACGAAACCACCGGCCGCCGCCCCGAACTCGCCGACCTGCTCGACGCGCTCGCACCGCTCCCCGGCCTCAAGTGGCTGCGCTTCCTCTACGCCTACCCGAACAAGATCACCACGCGCCTGCTCGAAGCCATCGCGCGCCACGATAACGTCGCCAAGTACCTCGACGTCCCGCTGCAGCACGCCTCGGCCTCCGTCCTACGCCGCATGAAGCGCGGCGGCACCGCTGACCGCTTCCTGCAGATCATCGACAAGGCCCGCAGCATCGTCCCTGGCCTCGTGCTCCGCACGAGCTTCATCGTCGGCTTCCCCGGCGAAACCGAAGAGGACTTCGAAGAACTCTGCGCCTTCGTCACGGCAGCGAAGCTCGACTGGCTCGGCGTCTTCAGCTACTCGGACGAAGAAGGCGCTGGCGCTTTCGACCTCGACCAGAAGGTGCCGAAGCGCACCATCGAAGCACGCCGCCGCAAGCTCATGCGCCTGCAGAACAAGATCAGCCGCAAGGCTCGCAAGGCATGGATCGGTCGCGTGGTCGATGTACTGGTCGAAGGCGAAAGCGAAGAGACCGAACTCCTCTGGCAGGGTCGCACACTCGACATGGCCCCGGAGATCGACGGCAAGGTGCTCATCAACGACTTCGGCCCGCACGAAGAGTTGGTTCCCGGCACGTTCTATCGCGCCGAGATCACCGAAGCCCATGATTACGATGTGGTGGCGACGATCCTCGAATAG
- a CDS encoding SDR family NAD(P)-dependent oxidoreductase, whose protein sequence is MDLQLKGKTAIVTGGSTGIGLAITKALAAEGVIVTVPGRSKDKLEAALQGIPHVQPLVADAATAEGCDAIIAAVPNTNILINNLGIYEAKEFAKISDADWLKLFEVNVMSGVRLSRHYFPLMLAKNEGRILFISSESGVKTQSDMIHYGMTKSAQLAVSRGLAEATKGTRVTVNSILPGPTRSEGIVGFLQGLFPGENLTDAQAEKKFFDVYRNTSLLQRLIESEEVASLVAYIASPLSAATNGAALRVEGGLISTMI, encoded by the coding sequence ATGGACCTGCAACTCAAAGGCAAGACCGCGATCGTCACCGGCGGCTCCACTGGCATCGGCCTCGCGATCACCAAAGCCCTCGCCGCCGAAGGCGTGATCGTTACCGTCCCCGGCCGCTCGAAGGACAAGCTCGAAGCCGCGCTCCAGGGCATTCCGCACGTGCAGCCTCTCGTCGCTGACGCTGCCACGGCAGAGGGCTGCGACGCCATCATCGCCGCCGTGCCGAACACCAACATCCTCATCAACAACCTCGGCATCTACGAGGCCAAAGAGTTCGCCAAGATCAGCGACGCCGACTGGCTGAAGCTCTTCGAAGTGAACGTGATGAGCGGCGTGCGTCTCTCGCGCCACTACTTCCCTCTCATGCTCGCGAAGAACGAAGGCCGCATCCTCTTCATCTCCTCCGAGTCCGGCGTGAAGACGCAGTCCGACATGATCCACTACGGCATGACGAAGTCTGCACAGCTCGCCGTCTCGCGCGGCCTCGCCGAAGCCACCAAGGGCACGCGCGTCACCGTCAACAGCATCCTGCCCGGCCCCACGCGCTCCGAAGGCATCGTCGGCTTCCTGCAAGGCCTATTCCCCGGCGAAAACCTCACCGACGCGCAGGCCGAAAAGAAGTTCTTCGACGTCTACCGCAACACCTCGCTGCTGCAGCGCCTCATCGAAAGCGAGGAGGTCGCCAGCCTCGTCGCCTACATCGCCAGCCCGCTTTCCGCTGCGACCA